The following proteins are encoded in a genomic region of Nicotiana sylvestris chromosome 4, ASM39365v2, whole genome shotgun sequence:
- the LOC138889265 gene encoding uncharacterized protein produces the protein MFSEKGRKSYMKNRQESPKHASPKRIVNVITGGDEVNGVTYTAAKKTSKVTITHGNRIRQVLEGDSITFDDEDVNDLMIPHNDTLVMSLLVHDTNVKRILIEPGSSMNIILLRVVDEMQVNDKVIPKSRTLSGFDNSSITTKRYDKYTTGGDDSQTERGPIISVCQVEEKKAGILQKLGDPI, from the exons ATGTTCAGCGAGAAGGGTAGAAAATCATATATGAAGAACAGACAAGAATCCCCGAAACACGCATCTCCAAAAAGAATAGTTAATGTAATAACTGGAGGAGACGAGGTCAATGGAGTGACTTATACAGCTGCGAAGAAGACGTCAAAAGTCACAATCACTCATGGAAATCGAATACGCCAAGTCTTGGAAGGAGACAGTATAACATTTGATGACGAAGATGTGAATGACTTGATGATTCCTCACAATGACACGCTGGTAAtgtctttacttgtacatgatactaacgTAAAACGAATTTTGATTGAACCAGGTAGTTCCATGAATATCATTTTACTAAGAGTGGTGGATGAAATGCAAGTTAATGACAAGGTGATACCAAAATCACGGACTTtgtctggatttgataattcaaGCATCACCACAAAAAG ATATGACAAgtataccaccggaggtgatgactcacaaactgaACGAGGACCCATCATATCCGTCTGTCAagtagaagaaaagaaagcagggaTCCTTCAAAAATTAGGTGATCCAATATGA
- the LOC138889266 gene encoding uncharacterized protein, which yields MRTKHLHDVDAGGGDKPVEKQLKRKGKELCVDDDFVEHSPKIPSVKKPKVSPSSSKPKKKKPSKKVPKLVHKKILLKNGHYFTPQNVDYGVLRFHSLCDPSIPSQIKVLLSPSALKFFQKTCFGYLFGLPTISMQNQAIHLLMKYELSKSTDSYFSVLLKGEKLNFSLREFGLITGLNCVNKFSDYGYTSTYVSHLMTTYFSNKQRVEKWHLKNIVTNKAWANDEDAVRLCILYLLEFFVCPSDKEHVSFIDKFMFFLIESGNFESYPWGIKSFKQVIESVRHRLNPNVHSYLIQGCSLALQVWLYECCSSVSTDLVTRCSESIPRILRWSATKDQIWLTAIEEKMIKPEWLKFTSITESGEKIGVLNLPDKIQYEDAHGAQSSQVPIVASPTFEPKDTDCQEDTKSVTSKLRKLEKAIEQELSSLRQFIDVSVKSVMKVINMRYDVDESKFAGSSTKNNDQQQGENNQQFQFNIGDQVHTSTSNTAHVDLYPDFQEAVGAYKAVSTEHLQTHVEEEPEFEGVAEAQQAEAEVSHGGVPAMIEEEPGFQEGAEVEKADIEDNVPQSPIHGVTVNEVVPEGSGIDKKGPTLDDFELPDNLTQLVMYDEPIPDEATPIHPGRTRQPGKHARSPFTPLYSSGGSTSGGPKFFFLKHPFTTVIGENVDADLIERFTNWLYLRSDKEEEYFLKKDNQINPWLDFGCEKVDKKDWFYSLSHPGQVINITHIDVIMYYLRKRGKYDPNNDTRFTTTNCLFRTNIERIYDKFKSSPPELKYSVVKSDDDVAEYILGYRLLANVAWDVVDYVIMPVNIVDNFHWLLLVFDIVDRQLYVYDSMMSSNHHKTIESLVDKFSIIIHLYLSCTGFYGKCNDIDFKTTKAYIEKPITYPLNIQWMVAKIPQQKEGSLDCGVFVAAFAENVSLGDLAIPKEDLSDIDQHRRRYGALLWDYATKK from the exons ATGAGAACCAAGCATTTGCACGATGTTGATGCGGGTGGAGGTGATAAACCAGTCGAGAAACAACTCAAACGAAAGGGCAAAGAGTTGTGTGTAGATGATGATTTTGTTGAACATTCCCCTAAAATTCCATCTGTGAAAAAGCCCAAAGTCTCTCCTTCTTCATCAAAACCGAAAAAGAAGAAACCCTCcaaaaaagtaccaaaattggttCACAAAAAGATTTTGTTAAAG AATGGTCATTACTTTACACCACAAAATGTTGATTATGGTGTGCTTAGATTTCACAGTTTGTGTGATccgagcatacctagccaaatAAAAGTTTTACTCTCTCCAAGTGCTTTAAAGTTTTTCCAAAAAACTTGTTTTGGTTACTTATTTGGTCTCCCCACAATCAGTATGCAAAACCAAGCAATTCATCTTCTGATGAAGTATGAATTGTCAAAGTCTACTGACTCATATTTTTCAGTACTATTAAAGggtgaaaaattgaatttttccttgaGAGAATTTGGGTTGATTACTGGTCTAAATTGTGTGAATAAGTTTTCAGACTATGGTTACACTTCCACTTATGTTAGCCATTTAATGACTACCTATTTTTCGAACAAACAAAGGGTTGAAAAGTGGCATTTGAAAAATATAGTCACAAATAAAGCTTGGGCAAACGATGAGGATGCAGTGAGGTTGTGCATTCTTTATCTGTTGGaattttttgtttgtccttctgaTAAAGAACATGTGTCTTTCATAGACAAGTTTATGTTCTTTCTGATAGAGTCTGGTAATTTTGAGTCATACCCATGGGGTATCAAATCCTTCAAGCAGGTTATTGAATCTGTCCGACATCGTCTTAATCCCAATGTACATTCTTATCTGATACAGGGATGCTCATTAGCCTTGCAAGTATGGCTATATGAGTGTTGTTCGTCCGTCAGTACAGATCTTGTTACGAGGTGTTCTGAATCTATACCTCGCATTTTAAGATGGTCAGCTACAAAGGACCAGATTTGGTTAACTGCAATTGAAGAGAAGATGATCAAGCCTGAGTGGCTTAAG TTCACAAGCATCACTGAATCGGGTGAAAAGATTGGAGTGCTTAATCTGCCAGACAAGATTCAGTATGAAGATGCACATGGTGCTCAATCATCACAAGTTCCAATTGTTGCTTCTCCAACATTTGAACCCAAAGATACAGATTGTCAAGAGGACACTAAATCTGTGACTAGCAAGCTCAGGAAGTTGGAAAAGGCGATTGAGCAG GAACTCTCAAGCCTTCGACAGTTCATAGATGTTTCTGTGAAGAGTGTTATGAAGGTGATAAACATGAGGTACGATGTGGACGAGTCAAAG TTTGCTGGTAGTTCAACCAAAAATAATGACCAACAACAAGGAGAGAACAACCAGCAATTTCAGTTCAATATTGGTGATCAAGTGCATACAAGCACAAGCAATACAG CACATGTTGACTTATATCCTGATTTTCAAGAAGCAGTTGGGGCATATAAAGCAG TTTCAACAGAACATCTCCAAACACATGTTGAGGAAGAACCAGAATTTGAAGGAGTAGCTGAGGCACAACAAGCAG AAGCTGAAGTTTCTCATGGGGGTGTGCCAGCAATGATTGAGGAAGAACCAGGATTTCAGGAAGGAGCTGAGGTAGAAAAAGCAG ATATTGAAGATAACGTTCCACAGTCGCCAATTCACGGTGTGACTGTGAATGAAGTTGTTCCTGAAGGTTCAGGCATTGACAAGAAAGGTCCGACATTGGATGACTTTGAGTTGCCAGACAACTTAACACAATTGGTCATGTATGACGAGCCCATACCAGATGAAGCAACCCCTATTCATCCAGGTAGAACCAGGCAACCGGGGAAACATGCACGATCACCTTTCACACCTCTGTATAGTTCTGGAGGCAGCACCTCCGGTGGACCTAAATTTTTCTTCCTCAAGCACCCCTTCACAACTGTTATAGGTGAAAATGTAGATGCTGATTTGATAGAAAGGTTCACCAACTGGTTATACCTTCGTAGTGACAAA gaggaagaatactttttaaaaaagGATAACCAAATCAATCCTTGGTTAGACTTTGGTTGTGAAAAGGTGGATAAGAAGGACTGGTTTTATTCCCTTTCTCACCCAGGACAAGTCATCAATATAACG CACATTGATGTTATTATGTATTATTTGAGAAAAAGAGGCAAGTATGACCCCAACAACGACACTAGGTTCACAACAACCAATTGCTTGTTCAGGACCAATATTGAACGAATCTATGACAAGTTCAAAAGTTCTCCACCAGAACTTAAGTATTCGGTTGTTAAATCAGATGATGATGTTGCAGAATATATCCTTGGGTATAGACTTCTTGCTAATGTTGCTTGGGATGTAGTTGACTATGTCATCATGCCTGTGAACATTGTAGATAATTTCCATTGGTTGTTGCTCGTTTTCGACATAGTGGACAGGCAACTTTATGTTTATGATTCCATGATGTCTTCAAACCATCATAAAACTATTGAATCATTGGTTGATAAGTTTTCAATAATTATCCATCTGTATTTGTCTTGCACTGGTTTCTACGGGAAATGTAATGACATTGACTTCAAGACCACAAAGGCATACATTGAGAAACCAATTACATACCCTCTCAACATACAGTGGATGGTTGCGAAGATTCCACAGCAAAAGGAAGGATCACT CGATTGCGGTGTATTTGTGGCGGCTTTTGCAGAGAATGTTAGCCTTGGAGATTTGGCAATCCCAAAAGAAGATCTTTCTGATATCGACCAACACCGTAGACGCTATGGAGCTCTACTATGGGACTATGCTACAAAGAAGTAA